The following coding sequences lie in one Cronobacter universalis NCTC 9529 genomic window:
- the asd gene encoding aspartate-semialdehyde dehydrogenase has translation MKNVGFIGWRGMVGSVLMQRMVEERDFDAIRPVFFSTSQLGQPAPAFGAQGGGTLQDAYDLEALKALDIIVTCQGGDYTNEIYPKLRESGWQGYWIDAASSLRMKDDAIIILDPVNQHVIADGLNKGVKTFVGGNCTVSLMLMSLGGLFAENLVEWASVATYQAASGGGARHMRELLTQMGLLQQHVAAELADPASAILDIERKVTQLTRSGELPVDNFGVPLAGGLIPWIDKQLDNGQSREEWKGQAETNKILGTASTIPVDGLCVRIGALRCHSQAFTLKLKKDVSIATIESLLAGHNDWVKVVPNDRDITVRELTPAAVTGTLSTPVGRLRKLNMGPEYLSAFTVGDQLLWGAAEPLRRMLRQLA, from the coding sequence ATGAAAAATGTTGGTTTTATCGGCTGGCGCGGTATGGTCGGCTCTGTACTCATGCAACGCATGGTGGAAGAGCGCGATTTTGACGCCATTCGTCCTGTCTTTTTCTCTACTTCCCAGCTCGGCCAGCCCGCGCCCGCCTTTGGCGCGCAGGGCGGCGGTACGCTTCAGGACGCTTACGATCTGGAAGCGCTGAAGGCGCTGGACATTATCGTGACCTGCCAGGGCGGCGATTATACCAACGAAATCTATCCAAAGCTCCGTGAAAGCGGCTGGCAGGGCTACTGGATTGACGCGGCGTCTTCGCTGCGCATGAAAGACGACGCCATTATTATCCTCGACCCGGTGAACCAGCATGTGATCGCCGACGGGCTGAATAAAGGCGTGAAAACCTTTGTCGGCGGCAACTGCACCGTCAGCCTGATGCTGATGTCGCTGGGCGGCCTGTTTGCGGAAAACCTGGTGGAGTGGGCGTCCGTGGCGACCTATCAGGCGGCCTCCGGCGGCGGCGCGCGCCATATGCGCGAACTGCTGACCCAGATGGGCCTGCTGCAACAGCACGTCGCGGCGGAACTCGCCGACCCGGCCTCCGCCATCCTCGATATCGAACGCAAAGTCACGCAGCTTACCCGCAGCGGCGAACTGCCGGTCGATAATTTCGGCGTACCGCTGGCGGGCGGGCTTATTCCGTGGATCGACAAACAGCTCGATAATGGCCAGAGCCGCGAAGAGTGGAAGGGCCAGGCGGAGACCAACAAAATTCTCGGCACCGCATCGACCATCCCGGTAGACGGCCTGTGCGTGCGCATTGGCGCGCTGCGCTGCCACAGCCAGGCGTTTACGCTGAAGCTGAAAAAAGATGTCTCGATTGCCACCATTGAATCGCTGCTGGCGGGCCATAACGACTGGGTAAAAGTGGTGCCGAACGACCGCGACATCACCGTGCGTGAATTAACGCCGGCGGCGGTCACCGGCACGCTCAGCACGCCGGTCGGACGCCTGCGCAAGCTCAACATGGGGCCGGAGTATCTCTCGGCGTTCACCGTCGGCGACCAGCTCCTGTGGGGCGCTGCCGAGCCGCTGCGGCGTATGCTGCGTCAGCTGGCGTAA
- a CDS encoding Fic/DOC family protein, producing the protein MIFDPFGDFEKAGYLQNTLGLKDPGDVKQFEHFVFELGIEEALQFLAEQTTLDYAAILKVHEILFSGFYPWAGHDRYELVPDLAIFKGSAENPRHTVFAHPKEIKRAVDYALQLASDSNRFRKRPGEVMGALALAHPFLDGNGRTLLLFYMELSYRAGFSIDWSRTHKDDYLLALSTEIDDPSKGCLDRYLQPFVVDISSRDDWPEMIGGIKGLDGLDKEDMTYHSLDDPEIQSLYLTKKYYFSESGEK; encoded by the coding sequence GTGATCTTCGATCCTTTCGGTGACTTCGAAAAAGCAGGTTACTTACAAAATACCTTAGGGTTGAAAGACCCTGGTGACGTAAAGCAATTCGAGCATTTCGTTTTTGAACTGGGGATCGAAGAAGCGCTCCAGTTTCTGGCTGAGCAAACCACCCTCGATTACGCTGCTATTTTAAAGGTTCACGAGATTCTTTTTTCTGGCTTTTATCCCTGGGCGGGCCACGATCGCTATGAGCTTGTGCCGGATCTCGCCATCTTTAAAGGAAGCGCGGAAAATCCCCGCCATACGGTCTTTGCGCATCCGAAGGAGATTAAGCGTGCTGTCGATTATGCGTTGCAATTAGCCTCTGACAGTAACCGGTTCAGGAAACGACCAGGGGAAGTGATGGGCGCGCTGGCGCTGGCGCATCCTTTTCTCGACGGTAATGGCAGAACGCTTTTGCTGTTCTATATGGAACTCTCTTACCGTGCGGGTTTCTCCATTGACTGGTCGAGAACCCACAAAGATGATTACCTGCTCGCGCTGAGCACTGAAATTGACGACCCGAGCAAAGGCTGTCTCGATCGTTATTTACAACCCTTTGTGGTGGATATTTCCAGCCGCGACGACTGGCCTGAAATGATTGGCGGCATTAAAGGGCTCGATGGTCTGGATAAAGAAGATATGACTTATCACAGTCTGGACGACCCTGAAATACAAAGCCTCTATCTGACGAAAAAGTATTACTTTTCAGAGTCTGGCGAAAAGTAA
- the glgB gene encoding 1,4-alpha-glucan branching enzyme yields the protein MSDRVSRDVINALIAGHFSDPFSVLGMHTTDAGIEVRALLPDATEVWVIEPKTGRKVGKLECLDSRGFFSGVMPRRKKPFRYQLAVIWHGQQNLIDDPYRFGPLLQELDVWLLSEGTHLRPYETLGAHPDTMDGVTGTRFSVWAPNAQRVSVVGQFNYWDGRRHPMRLRKESGIWELFIPGAHNGQLYKYEMIDAHGHLRMKSDPYAFEAQMRPETASLICGLPEKVEPNTARQDANRFDAPISIYEVHLGSWRRHTDNNFWLSYRELADQLIPYVKWMGFTHIELLPVNEHPFDGSWGYQPTGLYAPTRRFGTREEFRYFINAAHAAGLNVILDWVPGHFPSDDFALANFDGTALYEHSDPREGYHQDWNTLIYNYGRREVSNFLVGNALYWTERFGIDALRVDAVASMIYRDYSRKEGEWIPNQYGGRENLEAMEFLRNTNRIIGEQVNGAVTMAEESTDFPGVSRPPESGGLGFWYKWNLGWMHDTLDYMKLDPVYRQYHHHKMTFGMIYNYTENFVLPLSHDEVVHGKKSILDRMPGDAWQKFANLRAYYAWMWGFPGKKLLFMGNEFAQGREWNHDASLDWHLLEGDDNWHHGVQRLVRDLNSTYRHHKALHELDFDPYGFEWLVVEDNQNSVFIFVRRDSQGNEIIVASNFTPVVRHDYRFGINQPGEWREILNTDSQHYHGSNAGNGGKVRSEAIASHGRDNSLSLTLPPLATIWLVREADDAA from the coding sequence ATGTCTGATCGTGTCTCAAGAGACGTGATTAATGCGCTGATTGCGGGCCATTTTTCGGATCCTTTCTCCGTTCTGGGCATGCACACCACCGACGCCGGGATTGAAGTCCGCGCGCTGCTTCCCGACGCCACCGAAGTCTGGGTCATTGAACCCAAGACGGGGCGTAAAGTGGGCAAGCTTGAGTGTCTGGACTCTCGCGGTTTCTTCAGCGGCGTGATGCCGCGTCGTAAAAAACCTTTTCGCTATCAGCTGGCCGTGATCTGGCACGGGCAGCAAAATCTGATTGATGATCCGTATCGCTTCGGGCCGCTGCTTCAGGAGCTGGATGTCTGGCTGCTTTCCGAAGGCACGCATTTACGTCCTTATGAAACGCTCGGCGCGCACCCGGATACGATGGATGGCGTCACCGGCACGCGATTTTCCGTCTGGGCGCCTAACGCGCAGCGCGTCTCCGTGGTGGGGCAGTTCAACTACTGGGACGGTCGCCGCCACCCGATGCGCCTGCGTAAAGAGAGCGGCATCTGGGAGCTGTTTATCCCTGGCGCACACAACGGCCAGCTCTACAAATATGAAATGATCGACGCGCACGGCCATCTGCGCATGAAATCCGACCCGTACGCGTTCGAGGCGCAGATGCGCCCGGAAACCGCGTCGCTCATCTGCGGGCTGCCGGAAAAAGTGGAGCCGAATACTGCGCGTCAGGACGCTAACCGCTTCGATGCGCCGATTTCCATTTACGAAGTGCATCTCGGTTCATGGCGTCGCCATACCGATAATAATTTCTGGCTCAGCTACCGCGAGCTGGCTGACCAGCTGATCCCGTATGTGAAGTGGATGGGCTTTACCCATATCGAACTGCTGCCGGTTAATGAACACCCGTTCGATGGCAGCTGGGGCTATCAGCCGACCGGGCTCTACGCGCCGACGCGTCGTTTCGGCACCCGCGAAGAGTTCCGCTATTTCATCAACGCCGCGCACGCCGCGGGGCTGAACGTTATTCTCGACTGGGTGCCGGGCCACTTTCCCTCTGATGATTTCGCGCTGGCGAATTTCGACGGCACGGCGCTCTATGAGCACAGCGACCCGCGCGAAGGCTATCACCAGGACTGGAACACGCTTATCTACAACTATGGCCGCCGCGAAGTGAGCAACTTCCTGGTGGGCAACGCGCTCTACTGGACGGAGCGTTTCGGAATCGACGCGCTGCGCGTGGACGCGGTCGCCTCAATGATTTACCGCGACTACAGCCGTAAAGAAGGTGAATGGATCCCGAACCAGTACGGCGGGCGCGAAAACCTGGAGGCGATGGAGTTTCTGCGCAACACCAACCGCATTATCGGCGAGCAGGTGAACGGCGCGGTGACGATGGCGGAAGAGTCCACCGATTTCCCTGGCGTCTCACGTCCGCCGGAATCGGGCGGGCTTGGCTTCTGGTACAAGTGGAACCTGGGCTGGATGCACGACACGCTCGATTACATGAAGCTCGACCCGGTCTACCGCCAGTATCATCACCACAAAATGACCTTCGGGATGATTTACAACTACACCGAAAACTTCGTTCTGCCGCTGTCGCATGACGAAGTGGTGCATGGCAAAAAATCGATCCTCGACCGTATGCCCGGCGACGCCTGGCAGAAATTCGCCAATCTGCGCGCCTACTACGCCTGGATGTGGGGCTTTCCCGGTAAAAAACTGCTGTTCATGGGCAATGAATTTGCGCAGGGGCGCGAGTGGAACCACGACGCCAGCCTCGACTGGCACCTGCTGGAAGGCGACGACAACTGGCATCACGGCGTACAAAGACTGGTGCGCGATCTCAATTCCACATATCGCCACCATAAAGCGCTGCATGAACTTGATTTCGATCCCTACGGCTTCGAATGGTTGGTGGTAGAGGATAACCAGAACTCGGTATTTATCTTCGTGCGCCGCGATTCGCAGGGCAATGAAATCATCGTCGCCAGTAACTTCACGCCGGTGGTGCGCCATGACTATCGCTTTGGCATTAACCAGCCGGGCGAGTGGCGCGAAATTCTGAATACCGATTCTCAACACTATCATGGCAGTAACGCCGGTAACGGCGGCAAGGTGCGCAGCGAGGCGATTGCCAGTCACGGACGCGATAACTCGCTCTCCCTGACGCTGCCGCCGCTTGCCACCATCTGGCTGGTCAGAGAGGCAGACGATGCAGCTTAA
- the glgX gene encoding glycogen debranching protein GlgX, translating to MQLNAGHSAPPGAWFDGAGVNFTLFSAHAERVELCLFDESGNETRYALPARSGDIWHGYLPGARPGLRYGYRVHGPWNPAQGHRFNPAKLLLDPCARGVEGDVIDDPRLYGGIDTPDPRDNHDVMPKSVVMDDRYDWEDDAPPNIAWGETVIYEAHVRGLTRLHPDIPPALRGTYAALGHPVMIAYFQRLGITTLELQPVAKFCSEPRLQRLGLANYWGYNPLALWAVETRYASQPSPQAALSEFRDAVKALHKAGIEVILDVVLNHSAELDLEGPTFSLRGIDNRSYYWLQEHGDYHNWTGCGNTLNLSHPAVVNYAIGCLKFWVEQCHVDGFRFDLATVMGRTPEFRQDAPLFEAMRRDRSLSAVKLIVEPWDIGPGGYQVGNYPPPFAEWNDRFRDDMRRFWLRSELDAGEVATRVAASADVYRRNGREPWASVNLVTAHDGFTLRDCVSFNDKHNEANGEDNRDGAWENHSNNHGYEGPGGGQGVQDARRASTHALLASLLLSQGTPMLLAGDEHGHSQHGNNNAYCQDNELTWFDWSQADEGLIAYTAALIRLRRQIPALTASGWWEENDGNVRWLNAAGAPMRPEEWHSGARQLQILLSDRWLVTLNGRDEVSEIVLPEGEWRAVPPFAGEDNPVVMAVWHGPAHGVCVFRKS from the coding sequence ATGCAGCTTAACGCAGGCCATTCCGCTCCGCCTGGCGCCTGGTTTGATGGCGCTGGCGTGAATTTCACGCTCTTTTCCGCCCACGCGGAGAGGGTGGAGCTGTGCCTGTTTGATGAAAGCGGCAACGAAACGCGTTACGCGCTGCCCGCCCGCAGCGGCGATATCTGGCACGGTTATCTGCCGGGCGCGCGCCCTGGCCTGCGCTACGGCTATCGCGTGCATGGCCCGTGGAACCCGGCGCAGGGCCATCGTTTTAACCCGGCGAAACTGCTGCTCGATCCGTGCGCCCGCGGCGTGGAGGGCGATGTTATCGACGATCCGCGCCTGTATGGCGGCATCGACACGCCGGACCCGCGCGACAACCACGACGTGATGCCGAAATCAGTCGTGATGGACGACCGCTACGACTGGGAAGACGACGCGCCGCCCAACATCGCCTGGGGCGAGACGGTGATTTACGAGGCGCACGTACGCGGCCTGACGCGTCTGCATCCGGATATCCCGCCAGCGCTGCGCGGCACCTACGCGGCGCTCGGCCACCCGGTGATGATCGCTTATTTTCAGCGGCTCGGCATTACGACGCTGGAGTTACAACCTGTTGCGAAATTCTGCAGCGAGCCGCGTCTGCAACGCCTCGGCCTCGCGAACTACTGGGGCTATAACCCGCTGGCGCTGTGGGCCGTCGAGACGCGTTACGCCTCGCAGCCCTCGCCGCAGGCGGCGCTCAGTGAATTTCGCGACGCCGTTAAAGCGCTGCATAAAGCCGGTATCGAGGTGATTCTCGATGTCGTGCTTAACCACAGCGCCGAACTCGATCTCGAAGGACCGACCTTCTCCCTGCGCGGAATTGATAACCGTAGCTATTATTGGTTACAGGAGCACGGCGATTATCACAACTGGACCGGCTGCGGCAACACGCTGAACCTGAGCCATCCGGCGGTGGTGAATTATGCCATCGGCTGCCTGAAGTTCTGGGTGGAGCAGTGCCACGTCGACGGTTTCCGGTTCGATCTGGCGACAGTCATGGGGCGCACGCCGGAATTTCGCCAGGACGCGCCGCTTTTTGAGGCGATGCGCCGCGACCGGTCACTGTCCGCGGTGAAGCTTATCGTCGAGCCGTGGGACATCGGCCCCGGCGGCTATCAGGTGGGCAACTATCCGCCGCCCTTCGCCGAGTGGAACGATCGCTTTCGCGACGATATGCGCCGCTTCTGGCTGCGAAGCGAGCTGGATGCGGGCGAAGTCGCCACGCGCGTCGCCGCGTCGGCGGATGTGTATCGCAGAAATGGCCGGGAGCCGTGGGCGAGCGTCAATCTGGTGACGGCGCATGACGGTTTTACGCTGCGCGACTGCGTGTCGTTTAACGACAAGCATAACGAAGCGAATGGCGAAGATAACCGCGACGGCGCGTGGGAAAACCACAGCAATAATCACGGTTACGAGGGCCCCGGCGGCGGACAGGGCGTTCAGGACGCGCGGCGTGCGAGCACGCACGCGCTGCTGGCGTCGCTGCTGCTGTCGCAGGGCACGCCGATGCTGCTGGCGGGCGACGAACATGGCCACAGCCAGCATGGCAATAACAACGCGTATTGCCAGGATAACGAACTGACCTGGTTTGACTGGTCGCAGGCGGACGAAGGGCTTATCGCGTATACCGCGGCGCTGATCCGCCTGCGCAGGCAGATCCCGGCGCTCACCGCCTCAGGGTGGTGGGAAGAGAACGACGGCAACGTCCGCTGGCTGAACGCCGCGGGCGCGCCGATGCGACCCGAGGAGTGGCACAGCGGCGCACGCCAGCTGCAAATCCTCTTGTCCGATCGCTGGCTTGTTACCCTTAACGGCCGCGATGAAGTAAGCGAGATCGTATTACCTGAAGGGGAATGGCGCGCCGTTCCTCCATTTGCCGGAGAGGATAATCCGGTTGTCATGGCTGTATGGCATGGGCCTGCGCACGGTGTGTGCGTCTTCCGGAAGTCATAA
- a CDS encoding YhgN family NAAT transporter: MNDILSAAVLLILIMDPLGNLPIFMSVLKHTEPKRRRAIMVRELFIALLLMLIFLFAGENILAFLNLRAETVSISGGIILFLIAIKMIFPSHEGNSTGLPAGEEPFIVPLAIPLVAGPTLLATLMLLSHQYPNQMGHLVIALLLAWGGTFVILLQSSLFLRLLGEKGVNALERLMGLVLVMLATQMFLDGIRAWMKG, translated from the coding sequence ATGAATGACATTCTCTCCGCCGCCGTCCTGCTGATCCTGATTATGGATCCGCTGGGCAACCTGCCGATTTTCATGTCGGTGCTGAAGCATACCGAGCCGAAACGCCGTCGGGCGATTATGGTGCGCGAGCTCTTTATCGCGCTGCTGCTGATGCTTATCTTCCTGTTCGCGGGCGAGAATATCCTGGCGTTCCTGAATCTGCGCGCCGAGACCGTCTCTATTTCCGGCGGCATTATTCTGTTCCTTATCGCCATCAAGATGATTTTCCCGAGCCACGAAGGCAACAGCACGGGCCTTCCCGCCGGTGAGGAGCCGTTTATCGTGCCGCTGGCGATCCCGCTGGTCGCAGGCCCGACGCTGCTCGCGACGCTGATGCTGCTGTCGCACCAGTACCCGAACCAGATGGGGCATTTAGTCATCGCGCTGCTGCTCGCCTGGGGCGGCACGTTTGTCATCCTGCTGCAGTCCTCGCTCTTTTTACGGCTGCTCGGCGAGAAAGGCGTCAACGCGCTGGAGCGCCTGATGGGGCTGGTGCTGGTGATGCTCGCCACCCAGATGTTCCTGGACGGTATTCGGGCATGGATGAAGGGTTAG